GTACAGCTGAAGACGGACGCGACGACCTCCTCCGGACACTGCGTCTCGCTCGTCGTGGACCTTCCCGACGGGCGGGTGCGGCTGGACGAGACGTGGGAGTGGGAGTCGCAGGCGGGCAGCGGGACGAGCGTCGTCGAAGAGGTCCCGGGCGCCTGACGGCGGGAGCGCGGACGGCCGGAGCGGTCAAACCGGCGTCCGGTGTGGAAGACGTCACGGGACCGGAGTGACGCGGCCCGCTGACTGACTGAACGTCAGGTGCATATGGTGATCCGGTGAGTGAGCAGACCCAGAACCAGGCCCCGGTGCCCCAGGCAGGGCGGCACGTCGTCATCGTCGGCGCCGGGATGGCGGGGGTCCAGACCGCCGTGGCCCTGCGCGAACAGGGCTTCACCGGCGCCGTCACGCTGATCGGCGCGGAACCCCACCAGCCGTACGACCGGCCTCCGCTGTCCAAGGCCGTCCTGCTCGGCAAGGCCGAGGGGTCCGCCTTCGACGTGGACTTCGAAGCCCTCGACATCACGCTCGAACTGGGCCGCGAGGTCACCGGCGTACGCCCCGCCGAGCACACCCTCGACACCGCCACCGGACCCGCCCCCTACGACGTCCTCGTCCTCGCGACCGGCGCCGAGCCCATCCGGCTGCCCGGCACGGAGGACATCCCCGGCGTCCATCTGCTGCGCACGCTCGACGACGCCGAACGCCTGCGCCCCGTCCTCGCCGCGCAGCGCGACATCGTCGTCGTCGGCGCGGGCTGGATCGGCGCCGAGTTCGCCACCGCGGCCCGTGAGGCCGGATGCGCGGTCACCGTCGTCGAGGCGGCCGAGCGGCCGCTCGCGGGAGCGCTGCCCGAGGAGGTCGCCGCCCCCATGGCCGCCTGGTACGCGGACGCCGGGGCGGAACTGCGCACCCACGCGCGCGTGGAGCACGTCGAGCCGGGATCCGTGGTCCTCGACGACGGCACCCGGGTGCCCGCAGGTGCCGTGGTCGTCGGCATCGGGGCCCGCCCCGCCACCGGCTGGCTCACCGGCTCCGGCATCACGCTCGGCGCCCACCGCGAGGTCGTGGCGGACAACCGCCTGCGCACCTCCGAGCCCGATGTGTACGCCGTAGGCGACTGCTCGTCCTTCCCCTCGGGCAGATACGGCGAGCGCCTGATGGTCCACCACTGGGACAACGCGCTC
The DNA window shown above is from Streptomyces sp. NBC_01445 and carries:
- a CDS encoding NAD(P)/FAD-dependent oxidoreductase, yielding MSEQTQNQAPVPQAGRHVVIVGAGMAGVQTAVALREQGFTGAVTLIGAEPHQPYDRPPLSKAVLLGKAEGSAFDVDFEALDITLELGREVTGVRPAEHTLDTATGPAPYDVLVLATGAEPIRLPGTEDIPGVHLLRTLDDAERLRPVLAAQRDIVVVGAGWIGAEFATAAREAGCAVTVVEAAERPLAGALPEEVAAPMAAWYADAGAELRTHARVEHVEPGSVVLDDGTRVPAGAVVVGIGARPATGWLTGSGITLGAHREVVADNRLRTSEPDVYAVGDCSSFPSGRYGERLMVHHWDNALQGPRTVAANIIGENPATYDPVPYFWSEQFGRFVQYAGHHAAADATVWRGDPQGASWSVCWLRESRLVGVLAVGRPRDLAQGRKLIESGAPLDPQVVSDPARPLKAAVV